AAGTCCGCAATTTCCGCAAACAGTCTCACCGGTGTCATAATCGTGGATAAGATTCGCGCTCCCGCACTCGGGGCACTTGTCTGTGGACCGAAGCGTTCTTTCGTTTTTTTTGCTCACGTTTCCCTCCTCGATGGAGTGTCGTGGCGACAAAACCGTCATAATTGGTGGTTCTTCATAGTTTCAGAGTCAGAAACCGTCCATCTGGCCCGTCGTGTTTATCTCCAGCAAATGTCTTAATATATAAACCTTTCGATTTTCAGATACAGTTAACTTATTTGGAATAAAAATACAGATTTCAAGCCATGCGAGAAACCAACTATCTCCAGCTTCTAAATCCCTACTTCTTGAAACACACTTTCCATAGCCATTCCTCAATAAGTTGACAGTATCCGTTTTCAATGTTACAGCGACATCAGTTTATTTAATAGAACACCAATTACTATTGCGTTTTAAATGTGATACTGTTCAAAACCTCGAATGGAGAAAGAGATTTGACAAGGCTGCCAGAGAAAATTCGCAGTATCTTAGAGAAACTTGTTCAAAAATTGAGAGAACAAGAAACGGTTTCAGGGATTGGTCTGTTTGGAAGCTGGAGTCGTGGCGACGCCGATCCAAGTAGCGACGTAGACCTGTTAATCATAGATGAACGGAACTTTAACTATGAGTATGTAGACCGTCTCGAACCTGATGGTTTGCTTATTGACTTGAACTACATCCCCAAGAAATGGATTACAGGTCCAGTTCCACCAGAAATTGATCAAAGACTCCATGAACTATACATTTTGTACGATCGAGATTGGTCGTTGGCGAACGCTAAGCAGTGGATGTCCAAAGCGTATCGAAAGCCTGAACGTGTCGACGTTCGAACCGAGACATATGTCGTAGAATCGGACATATACTTGAGCAGAGCCACCTCAGCTCACGCTAGGGGAGATTTTCAAAGTGCTTGTATATTCGCAGGCATAGGAGTGGAATTCATGCTAAAAACCTTAATAGAACTCAATTTGTTATCCATCTCAAACAGCCGCTTCATCAGAGCCCTTGAAGAATCAGCAGAAAAATTGGAAATGCCCAAATTCTTTAATGATTACCTTACTACAGCACGTTTATCCAAGCTGAATCATTGTGACGTTGAGAAAAAAATCGGTTTGCTCAAAGATACTTGGAGTGATGTCACAATTTTCATGAGGGAACATGCCTCTACACTTGATTCTTTACACTTTACGGTCAAAACTATGTTAGGATACTACGGAAAGCGCAGTTTCTTAAAAGGCATGGTTGCTCGGTCATGTGCTCTTCTTGACGAAGGAATGTACGTTGAAGCATCCCACTACGTGCTTCACGCTCTTGTTGGCATGCTTGAAAATTACGCTTGGCTAACATCTGCCGACGAGGGAATTAAGCTTGATTACACAGCTCTTCTCCGCTCGCTGAGAGGCTCAAAAGAAACGATGGGAGTCTATAAAAACGCCGTTGAAGCCTTTAATGTAAATGATGTAGATCGCAAAGAAGCAGACAAAACTATAAGATTAGCTAAAGAAACAATACTCAATGTTCGCCGACAAAGGAAAGATTTGATCAATAGGTTCATCGACTCATCGGCTTAGCTTTGCAACATCGGTTGATTATGCTTGACAGGGAACAATAAGAAACTTATAGAAGCGGAAACTACTTTTTAGACAGCCCGGAAAACAGAAGCCCGGTGGAGGATAGAAGAATTTCTTTCCGCCGAATGTAGTGGCCAAGCATGGCGGGCTCTGGACCCGCTGACGAGAGTTCGAATCTCTCCCGGGCTACCACGAACTCTAGTAAGGCGCCGTTCGAACTCCCGTCTTGAATTGCGTGAAGTAAATAATCTTATCAAACCATTAAGCAATACCTTATAGCCTAACTTAGACAAAGTGGTCATCAAGGTAGTGCACGAGTAGACGATAGGAGCAACAAGATGAAACTCAAAGATTTAACCGAAATAGAAAAGAAAACTTACGAGTTTATAAAAAAGGTTGGAGAAATTCAGCCAAAGAACATGCCTGATCGCAGAATGGTGGGAGCAGTCATCAACCTAAAGAACAAGAGACTAGTAGAAATTTACAAGAAGTACACGAGCAGATATCGCAGGAAGAAGAGGAAATTTGTAAAGGTGAAAGAACCTAAAGAACCCCAAACAAAACCCTTCCAAACGTCTACACCCCCCTAGGTAGGGGGGTCATAAGAGAGAGATAATCTTCCAAAACTTGAACTGAAACACAAACACGGCCAAAAACACCATTATGAACGAGGCCTATAACCTTTTTATCTAACCCTTTTAACATCAGTTTTTGAACAAAAAAACTATGATCCTTTAGACCATTTGGATAGTTTGCTCTAAAATTATGTTCATGTATACGCGGCATTTATAATATATAAGAAAACCCAACAAATGTATATCAAATCTCGGTGAAAAACGTGGCTCAACAAGTAAAAAGGTTTGTCCTTCCCTTCGCTGTTCCTGCAAGGGATCGTGAGAAAGCCTTTACGAAAAGGATGGAAATGGCGGCTGTCCTTTGTTTGGCTGAAATGGATAGGAAGAAAGGTGCAGGTTTCATTTTTAGAAGAAAGAAGCCCGAGGAGCTAGTTTTCATTGCTGAGACTTGTTATCCCACGTGGTTGGCTCCTTGGAAAGGAAGAAGCTTGTTGTTTGATGGAATGGGTGCTATGACATACACG
The DNA window shown above is from Candidatus Bathyarchaeota archaeon and carries:
- a CDS encoding nucleotidyltransferase domain-containing protein, which encodes MILFKTSNGERDLTRLPEKIRSILEKLVQKLREQETVSGIGLFGSWSRGDADPSSDVDLLIIDERNFNYEYVDRLEPDGLLIDLNYIPKKWITGPVPPEIDQRLHELYILYDRDWSLANAKQWMSKAYRKPERVDVRTETYVVESDIYLSRATSAHARGDFQSACIFAGIGVEFMLKTLIELNLLSISNSRFIRALEESAEKLEMPKFFNDYLTTARLSKLNHCDVEKKIGLLKDTWSDVTIFMREHASTLDSLHFTVKTMLGYYGKRSFLKGMVARSCALLDEGMYVEASHYVLHALVGMLENYAWLTSADEGIKLDYTALLRSLRGSKETMGVYKNAVEAFNVNDVDRKEADKTIRLAKETILNVRRQRKDLINRFIDSSA